The sequence below is a genomic window from Halosolutus gelatinilyticus.
AGCGACTCGGGGACGACGCCGTTGGGCGCGACGGTCGCGTGCGGGTACACCGCGCCAACGACGGGGACGTCGGGATCGTAGGTCTCGTTCGTGCCGTACTCGGCGACGGTGGTTCCCTCCGGCCGAATTTGGACGGCGTCGGCCCGCAGATCGGAGACGTCGACGACGGTGAGCCGATCGCCGGTCTCTCGATCGACGACGAGGTCGCCCGGCCGGATCGCGTGCTCCTCGCAATAGATCGGCCCGGACGCGTCCTCGTCGACGAAGACGGCGCTCCCGCAGTCGTGGCAGGGGACGGCGATCTCGCCTGGCGGCGGCGTCCGTCCCTCGTTGATCTCGATTGCGACGCGGCGGACGTGCTTGCAGCGGGCGCTCCGGAAGACGTGATCCGGACACGTACACCGCCCCGCTTCGAGGTCGACGAGGTAGGTGTGGTCGCTGGCGGACTCGATCTCGTAGAGGCCGTCGCCGAGCGGGAGCACGGACATCGGTTCGGCGCGCGCCCGAC
It includes:
- a CDS encoding SWIM zinc finger family protein produces the protein MKTTASPKAPLPVSPVDHLEERSRRARAEPMSVLPLGDGLYEIESASDHTYLVDLEAGRCTCPDHVFRSARCKHVRRVAIEINEGRTPPPGEIAVPCHDCGSAVFVDEDASGPIYCEEHAIRPGDLVVDRETGDRLTVVDVSDLRADAVQIRPEGTTVAEYGTNETYDPDVPVVGAVYPHATVAPNGVVPESLKVYTFPRTRLEKAT